In Zunongwangia profunda SM-A87, the following proteins share a genomic window:
- a CDS encoding pirin family protein, producing MRSIKKIHQAEWRPIGDLITYSPIPTASLQMIDPFIFLNHHGPQVYPENNNGLPFGPHPHRGMETVTFILDGDIAHKDSGGHKSVIESGGVQWMTAGSGLIHAEVSSEEFKKKGGDLEILQLWVNLPAKHKMETPKYIGLQKEDIPVAFSEDKKVSAQVVSGEFLGTKGAFETFTDINLSTLFFEANSNLELEIPVSQNIFFYVIKGNLEVNGSAITERHLVEFQNDDPKLQISAKEESILLFGFATPFEEPVVARGPFVMNSMQEIEEAYQDFQAGKMGRWTE from the coding sequence ATGCGAAGCATTAAGAAAATACATCAGGCAGAATGGCGACCAATTGGTGATTTGATCACTTATTCACCAATACCTACGGCAAGCTTGCAAATGATTGATCCTTTTATCTTTCTAAATCACCACGGTCCACAGGTATATCCTGAAAATAATAACGGACTCCCATTTGGGCCTCATCCTCATCGAGGTATGGAAACCGTTACGTTTATTCTGGATGGCGATATCGCGCATAAAGATTCTGGCGGACATAAAAGCGTAATAGAAAGTGGTGGTGTGCAATGGATGACTGCAGGAAGCGGACTAATTCATGCAGAGGTTTCTTCGGAAGAATTTAAAAAGAAGGGCGGAGATCTCGAAATCCTTCAGCTTTGGGTAAATCTTCCAGCCAAACATAAAATGGAGACTCCTAAATATATAGGTTTACAGAAAGAAGATATTCCCGTGGCTTTTTCAGAAGATAAAAAAGTTAGCGCTCAGGTCGTTTCCGGAGAATTTCTTGGTACAAAAGGTGCTTTTGAAACTTTTACCGATATTAATCTTTCTACTTTATTTTTTGAAGCGAATTCAAATTTAGAACTTGAAATTCCTGTTTCCCAGAATATTTTCTTTTATGTAATTAAAGGAAACCTGGAAGTAAATGGAAGCGCTATTACAGAAAGACATTTGGTTGAATTCCAAAATGACGATCCAAAACTTCAAATTTCAGCCAAAGAAGAGAGTATTCTTTTATTCGGTTTCGCGACACCTTTTGAAGAACCTGTAGTCGCTCGAGGTCCTTTTGTAATGAACAGTATGCAGGAAATTGAAGAAGCTTACCAGGATTTCCAGGCAGGTAAAATGGGAAGATGGACAGAGTAA
- the hisIE gene encoding bifunctional phosphoribosyl-AMP cyclohydrolase/phosphoribosyl-ATP diphosphatase HisIE, with product MNIDFDKNNDGLVPAIIQDATTKKVLMLGYMNEEAYLKTNETKKVTFFSRTKNRLWTKGEESGNFLHLVSIKNDCDNDTLLVMVNPQGPTCHKGTGTCWGEENKASFGFLSELEGIIAQRKKMSEVAPELREDKNSYVVSLFDKGINKIAQKVGEEAVEVVIEAKDDDENLFLNESADLLFHYLILLRAKGYGLKDIAKVLEERH from the coding sequence ATGAATATCGATTTTGATAAAAATAACGATGGATTAGTACCCGCCATCATTCAGGATGCAACTACCAAGAAAGTCCTGATGTTGGGATATATGAATGAAGAAGCTTATCTAAAAACCAATGAGACTAAAAAAGTTACTTTTTTTAGTCGTACCAAGAACCGATTATGGACAAAGGGTGAAGAAAGCGGAAACTTTTTACATCTTGTCTCTATAAAAAATGATTGTGATAATGATACGCTTTTAGTAATGGTAAATCCACAGGGACCTACCTGTCATAAAGGAACCGGCACCTGTTGGGGAGAAGAAAATAAGGCTTCATTCGGATTTTTATCAGAATTAGAAGGAATTATCGCTCAGCGTAAAAAAATGAGTGAAGTAGCACCTGAATTACGCGAAGATAAAAACTCATATGTAGTGTCACTTTTTGATAAGGGTATTAATAAAATCGCTCAAAAAGTAGGGGAGGAAGCTGTTGAGGTAGTAATTGAAGCGAAAGACGATGATGAAAATCTTTTTCTTAATGAAAGTGCAGATCTACTTTTTCACTACCTGATTCTTTTAAGAGCCAAAGGCTACGGATTAAAGGATATTGCCAAAGTTTTAGAGGAAAGACACTAA
- the truA gene encoding tRNA pseudouridine(38-40) synthase TruA codes for MQRVRYYYLIKVQYLGYRLHGWQKQPNFKTVEGLITKTLRYVMPETRYKVLGCSRTDAMVSSNGSAFELFVDEQPLENLEDFLALFNLNLPQDIRVTDIEEVGANFNIIQHSKIKEYAYLFSFGSKNHPFCAPFMANFQFDLDIDKMKKGAQLFNGTHNFRNYCVRVSEKSTFEREILKAEIVENKLYTANFFPKKSYIFHVHGKGFLRHQVRLMMGAMIQLGRGEFSLGDIEQSLKEGNEHLQMDYSAPASGLILNDIHFD; via the coding sequence ATGCAGAGAGTACGTTATTACTATCTTATAAAAGTTCAATATTTAGGTTATCGCTTACATGGTTGGCAAAAGCAGCCTAACTTTAAAACGGTTGAGGGGTTGATTACCAAAACCTTGCGCTATGTGATGCCAGAGACAAGGTATAAAGTTTTGGGTTGTAGCCGTACTGATGCCATGGTTTCTTCCAACGGATCTGCATTCGAACTTTTTGTAGATGAGCAGCCGTTAGAGAATCTTGAGGATTTTTTAGCGCTTTTTAATCTGAATTTACCACAGGATATACGGGTTACCGATATTGAAGAGGTGGGGGCAAATTTCAATATCATTCAGCATTCCAAAATTAAAGAATACGCCTATTTATTTTCTTTTGGAAGTAAAAACCATCCGTTTTGTGCGCCGTTTATGGCAAATTTTCAGTTCGATTTGGATATTGATAAGATGAAAAAAGGGGCACAGCTCTTTAACGGTACCCATAATTTCAGGAATTATTGCGTTCGTGTTTCAGAAAAAAGCACATTTGAACGTGAAATTTTAAAAGCTGAAATTGTAGAAAATAAACTGTATACCGCAAATTTCTTTCCGAAGAAATCATATATTTTTCATGTACATGGGAAAGGCTTTTTACGCCATCAGGTACGTTTAATGATGGGTGCAATGATTCAGCTAGGGCGTGGTGAATTTTCGTTAGGGGATATCGAGCAGAGCCTTAAAGAAGGGAATGAGCATCTGCAAATGGATTACAGTGCTCCCGCAAGCGGATTAATACTCAACGATATACATTTTGACTAA
- a CDS encoding NYN domain-containing protein: protein MDHNLAVLIDGDNIPSAYVKEMMEEIAKHGNPTIKRIYGDWTNPHLSKWKSVLLENAISPIQQYGYTQGKNATDSAMIIDAMDILYSNKVDGFCLVSSDSDFTRLATRLREAGKRVIGIGEKKTPDPFIVACDRFIYLEILKTKDKEEQPEVVKGKPNKKQSVDRLTPRVINFIANTISDVADDDGWAFMGDVGSLLQKKQPNFDSRNYGYQKLTPMIASIDQFEIESRENNNNSKFKLIFVRNKE from the coding sequence ATGGATCATAATTTAGCTGTCCTTATTGACGGGGACAACATACCTTCAGCATACGTAAAAGAAATGATGGAAGAAATCGCCAAACACGGCAATCCTACCATTAAAAGAATTTATGGTGACTGGACCAATCCCCATCTTTCTAAATGGAAGTCTGTATTACTAGAAAATGCTATTAGCCCAATTCAACAATACGGTTATACGCAAGGTAAAAATGCTACAGATTCTGCTATGATTATCGATGCCATGGATATTCTATATTCTAATAAAGTAGATGGTTTTTGCCTGGTAAGCAGTGATAGTGATTTTACCAGATTGGCAACGCGATTAAGAGAAGCCGGGAAAAGGGTTATAGGCATTGGTGAAAAGAAAACACCCGATCCATTTATTGTTGCCTGTGACCGGTTTATCTATCTTGAAATTCTAAAAACCAAAGACAAAGAAGAGCAGCCTGAAGTAGTTAAAGGCAAACCCAATAAAAAACAAAGCGTAGATCGCTTAACTCCTAGAGTAATCAATTTTATCGCTAATACCATTTCAGATGTTGCTGATGATGACGGATGGGCTTTTATGGGTGATGTAGGAAGTTTATTGCAAAAAAAGCAACCTAATTTTGATTCGCGTAACTACGGTTATCAAAAACTTACTCCTATGATTGCTTCTATAGACCAGTTTGAAATAGAATCCCGCGAAAACAACAATAACAGCAAATTCAAACTTATTTTTGTTCGTAATAAGGAGTAG
- a CDS encoding thiamine diphosphokinase, giving the protein MKLYRETHRFEPQVVLFINGQFPKTMPLLDGFKKIYCTDGAYAKLLEHGIQPDLVSGDFDSLALSEINAETKIVETPDQNATDFEKILKIIIEEGFKSVAVYGCSGLEQDHFLGNLNSMLKHKNEIEIRCFDDFGFYFFAENSMEITGFKDEIISLFPFPEAKSVFSKGVKYPLDDEDLSITTRIGTRNTITGNTAHIRFKSGNLLVFVQSTNL; this is encoded by the coding sequence ATGAAGCTTTACCGGGAAACGCATAGGTTTGAACCCCAGGTTGTTTTATTTATTAACGGTCAATTTCCTAAAACCATGCCTTTGCTGGATGGTTTTAAGAAAATTTATTGTACCGATGGTGCGTATGCTAAGCTTTTAGAACATGGAATTCAGCCTGATCTGGTTTCAGGTGATTTTGATTCTTTAGCACTTTCTGAAATCAATGCCGAAACTAAAATTGTAGAAACGCCAGATCAAAACGCCACCGATTTTGAGAAAATTTTAAAGATTATTATCGAAGAAGGCTTTAAAAGTGTCGCTGTTTATGGATGTAGTGGTTTAGAACAGGATCATTTTTTAGGGAATCTGAATTCGATGCTGAAACATAAAAATGAAATCGAGATTCGCTGTTTCGATGATTTCGGTTTCTATTTTTTTGCTGAAAACAGTATGGAAATTACCGGTTTTAAGGATGAAATTATTTCACTCTTTCCATTCCCAGAGGCAAAAAGTGTTTTTTCAAAAGGAGTAAAATATCCATTAGATGACGAAGATTTAAGTATTACGACCAGAATTGGAACCCGAAATACTATTACCGGGAATACTGCTCACATTCGCTTTAAAAGCGGAAACTTATTAGTATTTGTGCAATCTACAAACCTCTAG
- the hisF gene encoding imidazole glycerol phosphate synthase subunit HisF: MLTKRIIPCLDIKNGRTVKGVNFVDLRDAGDPVELASKYAETGADELVFLDISATEERRKTLANLVLRVAEKVNIPFTVGGGISSIEDVDILLKNGADKVSVNSSAVKNPDLINELSQKFGAQCITVAIDAKQINGQWIVHLVGGKVPTELDLFEWAKEVEQRGAGEILFTSMNNDGTKDGFANIALKKLSEDLNIPIIASGGAGNIQHFVDTFKEGKADAALAASVFHFKEIEIPELKKELKKQGIPVRI; encoded by the coding sequence ATGCTAACAAAAAGAATTATTCCCTGTCTGGATATTAAAAACGGAAGAACCGTTAAGGGCGTGAATTTTGTAGACTTAAGAGATGCCGGCGATCCGGTAGAATTGGCTTCGAAATATGCAGAAACCGGAGCAGACGAACTGGTTTTTCTTGATATTTCAGCTACAGAAGAACGTCGTAAAACTTTGGCAAACCTTGTATTACGAGTAGCAGAAAAGGTAAATATACCTTTTACGGTAGGCGGTGGAATTTCTTCTATAGAAGATGTAGATATTTTACTTAAAAACGGTGCCGATAAGGTTTCAGTAAACTCCTCTGCAGTAAAAAATCCAGATTTAATTAACGAACTTTCCCAGAAGTTTGGCGCGCAATGTATCACTGTGGCGATTGATGCCAAGCAAATAAACGGGCAGTGGATTGTTCATCTGGTTGGTGGTAAAGTGCCCACAGAACTTGATTTATTTGAATGGGCCAAAGAAGTGGAACAGCGTGGCGCAGGAGAGATTTTGTTTACATCAATGAATAATGATGGTACTAAAGATGGTTTTGCTAATATTGCACTAAAGAAATTATCTGAAGATCTAAATATCCCAATTATCGCTTCGGGTGGTGCAGGGAATATTCAGCATTTTGTAGATACATTTAAAGAAGGAAAAGCCGATGCAGCTTTGGCAGCAAGCGTTTTTCATTTTAAAGAAATAGAAATTCCGGAACTTAAAAAAGAACTTAAAAAACAAGGAATTCCGGTAAGAATATAA
- a CDS encoding cation diffusion facilitator family transporter, which produces MREKVKEAIKTSYLSIAGNGFLALGKFLAGFFGNSYALIADAIESTADVFSSFLVLVGLRYAAKPADENHPYGHGRVEPLITFAVVGFLIVSATVIAYESIENIRTPHQIPEPYTLIVLVIIIGIKEFFYRFVSKKSDETNSSSLKADAWHHRSDAITSFTAFVGISIALVMGDGYESADDWAALLASGFILFNAYLILRPALGEIMDEHMYDDLIEDIRKSAYSVKGVLDTEKCFVRKTGMTFHVDLHINVDGAKTVKEGHDIAHQVKDQMLHDLPEIADVLIHVEPLDPNLIL; this is translated from the coding sequence ATGCGCGAAAAAGTAAAAGAGGCCATAAAAACATCATATTTAAGTATAGCCGGTAATGGTTTTCTTGCTTTAGGAAAATTTCTGGCTGGTTTTTTTGGTAATTCTTATGCCTTAATCGCTGATGCCATAGAATCTACCGCAGATGTTTTTTCTTCATTCCTGGTACTTGTGGGACTTCGATATGCTGCAAAACCAGCAGACGAAAATCATCCCTACGGTCATGGCCGTGTAGAACCGCTTATCACTTTTGCCGTTGTTGGGTTTTTGATCGTTTCGGCCACAGTAATCGCTTACGAAAGTATTGAAAATATACGCACTCCCCATCAGATTCCAGAGCCTTATACTTTAATCGTCCTGGTAATTATTATTGGTATTAAAGAGTTTTTCTACCGATTTGTTTCTAAAAAAAGTGATGAGACCAATAGCTCTTCTTTAAAAGCAGATGCCTGGCATCATCGCAGCGATGCTATCACTTCTTTTACCGCTTTTGTTGGTATTTCCATCGCTTTAGTTATGGGGGATGGTTATGAAAGTGCTGACGATTGGGCAGCCTTGCTAGCTTCAGGATTTATTTTATTCAATGCCTATCTTATCTTAAGACCCGCCCTGGGTGAGATTATGGATGAACATATGTATGACGACCTTATAGAAGACATTCGCAAATCGGCATATAGTGTAAAAGGAGTTTTAGATACTGAAAAATGTTTTGTACGTAAAACAGGAATGACCTTTCATGTCGACCTTCATATTAACGTAGACGGAGCAAAAACAGTAAAAGAAGGCCATGATATAGCACATCAGGTGAAAGATCAAATGCTACATGACTTGCCTGAAATTGCAGATGTATTGATTCACGTAGAACCGCTGGATCCAAATCTAATCCTTTAA
- a CDS encoding DUF1853 family protein, producing MSSVFNFSKNSAKNRSTITILDEITGFLNTPNLWWSKKLFDLEAFELPAKIKIIKNEILLQENLEHIFVLGKRVERFFEYQIRHSEHYDLKISNLQVIANKQTLGELDFIVEEKNTRQLIHIELVYKFYVYDPGFKEELARWIGPNRKDSLLEKVNRLKTKQLPLLQKKATQQILNGYHISTTSIEQQVCYKASLFIPRNLKNKNFLSINNDCIVGFWIHFEEFTAKQFDQAQFYSPGKQFWPVDPSKNELWFSYSKIFPQIESFIQQQRSPLVWMKSGEQYEKFFIVWW from the coding sequence ATGTCTTCTGTATTCAACTTTTCTAAGAATTCAGCTAAAAATCGTAGTACTATTACAATATTAGACGAAATAACCGGATTCCTAAATACGCCAAATTTATGGTGGTCAAAAAAACTATTCGATTTGGAGGCTTTTGAGCTACCGGCTAAGATCAAAATTATTAAAAACGAGATCTTGCTTCAGGAAAATCTAGAGCATATTTTTGTGCTGGGTAAGCGGGTAGAACGGTTTTTTGAGTACCAAATTCGGCATTCAGAGCATTATGACTTAAAAATCAGTAATCTACAGGTGATTGCAAATAAGCAAACCCTGGGGGAACTGGATTTTATTGTGGAAGAAAAAAATACCAGACAACTTATTCATATAGAACTGGTATACAAATTCTATGTTTATGACCCTGGTTTTAAAGAAGAATTGGCCAGATGGATTGGCCCTAATCGCAAAGATTCATTACTTGAAAAAGTAAATAGGCTTAAAACTAAACAACTCCCCCTACTTCAAAAAAAAGCTACTCAGCAAATTTTAAATGGTTATCATATTTCTACAACATCGATAGAACAGCAGGTTTGTTATAAAGCCAGCTTATTTATTCCCAGAAATTTAAAAAACAAAAACTTCTTATCAATAAATAATGATTGCATTGTTGGATTCTGGATTCATTTTGAAGAGTTTACGGCAAAACAATTTGATCAGGCTCAATTTTATAGTCCCGGCAAACAGTTTTGGCCGGTAGATCCCTCCAAAAATGAGCTTTGGTTTTCGTATTCCAAAATATTTCCACAAATCGAATCCTTTATCCAGCAACAAAGATCTCCGCTGGTGTGGATGAAATCAGGTGAACAATATGAAAAGTTTTTTATTGTGTGGTGGTAG
- the corA gene encoding magnesium/cobalt transporter CorA, with translation MAKTKRKRLSLRRPKSNKALNQIPGTVTYIGNKESTETLLDVIDYNAEHYERFKSKNPQDALKFEDESKVTWINIDGLNNTEEIEKLGKYFDLHPLILEDIANTNQRPKIDEYQDYFFIVAKMLYYNGDGTLQIEHISLVVGDDYILTFQEAGGDVFDGVRERIEHKKGRIRNRKADYLMFALLDAIIDNYFVVVEEISEKIEGFEDQIFLNDQDEDLVREIQELKRAIVRIRRAVFPLREVLGRLEKLNHPIIEEITGNYLRDLVDHIIQISENIDIYREMIWSLMDMYMTTISNKMNEVMKVLTIMASIFIPLTFIAGIYGMNFEYIPELQWKYSYFVLWGVMIIVFFVMLYYFKRKKWL, from the coding sequence ATGGCTAAAACCAAAAGAAAACGACTTTCCCTGCGACGTCCTAAGTCTAACAAGGCGCTTAACCAAATCCCGGGAACCGTTACCTATATTGGTAATAAGGAGTCTACAGAAACTTTATTAGATGTTATCGATTATAACGCCGAACATTATGAGCGTTTTAAATCTAAAAATCCCCAGGATGCTTTAAAGTTTGAAGATGAATCCAAAGTTACCTGGATTAATATCGACGGGCTTAATAATACCGAAGAAATCGAAAAGCTTGGTAAATATTTTGATCTTCACCCGCTAATTTTGGAAGATATAGCCAATACTAACCAGCGGCCCAAAATCGATGAATATCAGGATTATTTTTTTATCGTTGCCAAAATGCTGTATTATAATGGCGACGGTACGTTACAAATAGAACATATAAGTTTGGTTGTTGGCGATGATTATATATTAACCTTTCAGGAAGCCGGCGGCGATGTTTTTGACGGGGTAAGGGAGCGAATTGAACATAAAAAAGGCCGAATCCGAAACCGAAAGGCAGATTATCTGATGTTTGCCTTATTGGATGCAATCATCGATAATTATTTTGTCGTAGTAGAGGAAATTAGCGAAAAGATTGAAGGTTTCGAAGATCAGATTTTCCTAAACGATCAGGACGAAGATCTGGTGAGAGAAATACAGGAATTAAAGCGAGCGATTGTAAGAATAAGACGTGCTGTTTTTCCGTTACGTGAAGTCTTAGGAAGGTTAGAAAAACTTAACCACCCCATAATCGAAGAAATTACCGGTAATTATTTAAGGGATCTTGTAGATCATATTATTCAGATTTCTGAAAATATCGATATCTATCGAGAGATGATATGGAGTTTAATGGATATGTATATGACGACAATAAGCAATAAGATGAATGAAGTAATGAAGGTTTTAACCATTATGGCTTCAATTTTTATCCCTCTTACTTTTATAGCGGGTATCTATGGAATGAATTTCGAATACATTCCAGAATTACAATGGAAATACAGCTATTTTGTGCTTTGGGGAGTGATGATTATCGTTTTCTTTGTCATGCTATATTATTTTAAACGTAAAAAATGGCTATAA
- a CDS encoding tautomerase family protein — MPLIRIDLTEGRSDKEIKNIMDTVQDCSVEAFSVPIRDRYQIVTEHKPGRMILLDTGLGFERSEEAIVIQVFTSPRATINKNKFYKLLSKKLQENCNLDPKDLLISVMTNTDVDWSFGFGETQYLSGELPKDDKS, encoded by the coding sequence ATGCCACTCATAAGAATAGACTTGACTGAAGGAAGATCAGACAAAGAGATTAAAAATATTATGGATACAGTTCAGGATTGTTCTGTTGAAGCTTTTAGTGTTCCGATCAGGGATCGATACCAAATAGTTACTGAGCATAAACCAGGAAGGATGATTTTGCTTGATACGGGTTTAGGTTTTGAACGTAGTGAAGAAGCTATCGTAATTCAGGTATTTACAAGTCCAAGGGCTACGATCAACAAAAATAAATTCTATAAATTATTATCGAAAAAATTACAAGAAAATTGCAATTTAGATCCTAAAGATCTTTTGATTTCAGTTATGACCAATACAGATGTAGATTGGAGTTTTGGCTTTGGAGAAACCCAATATTTGTCTGGAGAGTTACCCAAAGATGACAAGTCCTAA
- the recQ gene encoding DNA helicase RecQ produces the protein MEKQQLLNTLKEYFGYDSFRPLQEKIIQSIFDGKDNLVIMPTGGGKSICYQLPAILLPKLTIVISPLIALMKDQVDGLKANGIKAEFLNSSQQVADQESIFQKIDKNELKLLYVAPESLQILDRFLTEENISLIAIDEAHCISSWGHDFRPAYTQLGYLKKRFSNTPIIALTATADKATRHDICQQLNIPDAKKHISSFDRKNLSLEVRQGIKRFEQIIKFIKSRPSESGIIYCLSRKNTEELAEKLQQKGLDAKAYHAGLKHEERESIQDDFINDKTEIICATVAFGMGIDKSNIRWVIHYNMPKNLEGYYQEIGRAGRDGLSSDTLLFHSYADVVQLQRFAENTKNKDIQVAKLDRMKQYAEALTCRRKILLSYFGEIKQENCGNCDICKNPPQFFDGTVASQKALSCIYRLKGKEPITTVVDVLRGSQNEQTLSKNYNRLKTYGIGKDISWNNWQQYILQLINLGYAEIAFHQGNALKLTKHAKDVLFEGKKVHLAKVPDRKLQAAAENNASEKVAVENSLFEKLRQLRLDIAREEEIPAYLIFNDATLKEMERARPMTDDDFMLINGVGRKKMEEYGYRFIKEIIAFSKQKRTRKKQKKGKTYKITGEMYAKGKTPEEIAKERELSEITIMSHLLKLYDEGESIDLNQFIGKADLDAVRKAKKTLGDPDKLKPYFEHFEEAIPYNAIKIALKIIENEQ, from the coding sequence ATGGAGAAACAGCAGTTGCTTAATACACTTAAAGAATATTTTGGTTACGATAGTTTTAGACCTTTACAGGAAAAGATTATCCAGTCTATTTTCGACGGGAAAGACAATCTTGTAATTATGCCAACCGGTGGCGGTAAATCTATATGCTATCAATTACCGGCAATCCTTTTGCCCAAACTAACGATTGTTATCTCTCCGCTCATCGCTTTAATGAAAGACCAGGTAGACGGATTAAAAGCTAATGGCATTAAAGCCGAATTTTTAAATAGTAGTCAGCAGGTAGCAGATCAGGAAAGTATTTTTCAGAAAATCGATAAAAACGAACTGAAATTACTGTATGTGGCTCCTGAGAGTTTACAGATCTTAGATCGATTTTTAACCGAAGAAAATATAAGTTTAATAGCCATTGACGAAGCTCACTGTATTTCTAGCTGGGGGCACGATTTTAGACCGGCCTATACACAACTTGGGTATTTAAAAAAAAGGTTTTCTAATACTCCCATAATAGCATTAACCGCCACGGCCGATAAAGCCACCAGACACGATATTTGCCAGCAATTAAATATCCCTGATGCCAAAAAACATATTTCTTCTTTCGACCGTAAAAATTTAAGTCTCGAAGTTCGTCAGGGCATCAAACGATTCGAACAGATTATAAAATTCATAAAAAGCAGACCTAGCGAAAGTGGAATCATTTATTGCCTTAGCCGAAAAAACACTGAAGAACTCGCCGAAAAACTTCAGCAAAAAGGTTTAGATGCAAAAGCCTATCATGCAGGTCTAAAACATGAAGAACGGGAAAGCATACAGGACGATTTCATCAACGATAAGACCGAAATTATTTGTGCAACCGTGGCCTTTGGGATGGGTATTGATAAATCGAATATTCGTTGGGTTATTCATTACAATATGCCAAAAAACCTGGAGGGCTATTATCAGGAAATTGGCCGTGCCGGTCGTGATGGGCTGTCCTCAGACACCTTACTATTTCATAGTTATGCTGATGTGGTACAATTGCAACGCTTTGCCGAAAACACGAAAAATAAAGACATTCAGGTAGCCAAGTTAGACCGCATGAAACAGTATGCGGAGGCGCTTACCTGCCGCCGAAAAATTTTACTAAGTTATTTTGGTGAAATTAAACAAGAGAATTGTGGCAATTGTGATATTTGTAAAAATCCGCCTCAGTTTTTCGATGGTACTGTTGCCTCCCAAAAAGCCTTATCCTGCATCTACCGCTTAAAAGGAAAAGAGCCCATCACTACCGTCGTAGATGTTTTACGCGGTAGCCAGAATGAACAAACACTGTCCAAAAATTATAACCGTCTAAAAACCTATGGTATTGGTAAGGATATCTCCTGGAATAACTGGCAGCAATATATCCTACAGCTTATTAATTTAGGATATGCTGAAATTGCTTTTCATCAGGGAAATGCCTTGAAATTAACCAAACACGCTAAAGACGTACTTTTTGAAGGAAAAAAGGTACATTTAGCTAAAGTTCCCGACCGTAAATTGCAAGCAGCAGCCGAAAATAACGCTTCAGAAAAGGTTGCTGTTGAAAATTCACTTTTCGAAAAATTAAGGCAACTTAGGCTCGATATCGCAAGGGAAGAAGAAATACCGGCTTATCTTATTTTTAATGATGCTACACTAAAAGAGATGGAGCGCGCACGCCCCATGACCGATGATGATTTTATGCTGATTAACGGAGTGGGACGAAAGAAAATGGAAGAATATGGTTATCGCTTTATCAAGGAGATCATTGCATTTTCAAAGCAAAAAAGAACCCGCAAAAAGCAGAAAAAAGGAAAAACTTATAAAATTACGGGCGAAATGTATGCTAAAGGCAAAACACCCGAAGAAATTGCCAAAGAGCGGGAACTTTCTGAAATAACGATTATGTCGCACCTGCTAAAACTCTATGATGAAGGGGAGTCTATAGATTTAAATCAATTTATTGGAAAAGCCGATCTTGACGCAGTTAGGAAAGCTAAAAAAACACTCGGTGATCCTGATAAATTAAAGCCTTATTTCGAGCATTTTGAAGAAGCGATTCCGTACAACGCCATAAAAATTGCACTTAAAATTATCGAAAATGAACAGTAA